A stretch of the Microcella sp. genome encodes the following:
- a CDS encoding GNAT family N-acetyltransferase → MMNSPPALPAGFTSRPLRESDHLPVIAAVGEWWGTPQAPELGLLLPRLFFQHFTVLSEVVEVTNEGSGPHLAAFLIAFHSATHPDRVYIHFVGVDPQWRGRGIAAGLYERLFSAARGIGCTRVDAITSPANRGSQAFHEALGFTTHGDQQIEGVTAYADYDGPGHARVALMRTLD, encoded by the coding sequence ATGATGAACTCCCCGCCCGCACTTCCCGCCGGCTTCACGAGCCGGCCGCTGCGCGAGAGCGACCACCTGCCGGTGATCGCCGCAGTCGGCGAGTGGTGGGGCACACCGCAGGCGCCCGAGCTGGGCCTGCTGCTACCGCGACTGTTCTTCCAGCACTTCACGGTGCTCAGCGAGGTCGTCGAGGTGACCAACGAGGGAAGCGGCCCTCATCTCGCCGCCTTCCTCATCGCTTTCCACTCGGCGACGCACCCCGACCGGGTATATATCCACTTCGTCGGCGTCGATCCGCAGTGGCGCGGTCGAGGCATTGCCGCCGGTCTCTACGAGAGGCTCTTCTCCGCCGCCCGAGGTATCGGTTGCACTCGAGTCGATGCCATCACCAGCCCGGCGAATCGCGGCTCGCAGGCCTTCCATGAAGCCCTGGGCTTCACGACGCACGGCGACCAGCAGATCGAAGGCGTCACCGCCTATGCCGACTACGACGGTCCGGGGCATGCGCGCGTCGCACTGATGCGCACGCTCGACTGA
- a CDS encoding DUF1206 domain-containing protein, translating to MVDDVKKTVKRAVAKVDKVHESSWFERAARAGFAVNGLLHVLIGVLAISVALGVGADEADPGGALRAVAQTPGGIVLIWVLAAGLAALSLWMLLEAVLEHLLPRDWKRGLIMLAKALAYGALAVPAVTIGLGGRVDTDSDVREVSTFLVQSPLGIAALIAAGAGVVAVGGFFIAKGVRRTFLDDIRTPRGDLGKAVIVLGTVGYIAKGVALIAVGVLLVITAVTVDPSEAGGFDEAFRSVAELPLGAIMLILVALGLIVYGLYCFVRARRSNI from the coding sequence ATGGTCGACGACGTGAAGAAGACGGTGAAGCGTGCCGTGGCGAAGGTCGACAAGGTGCACGAAAGCTCATGGTTCGAACGCGCCGCTCGCGCCGGGTTCGCCGTCAATGGTCTGCTGCACGTGCTCATCGGCGTGCTCGCTATCTCGGTCGCCCTCGGAGTCGGCGCCGACGAGGCCGACCCAGGCGGCGCATTGCGGGCAGTCGCCCAGACCCCCGGCGGCATCGTGCTCATCTGGGTATTGGCCGCAGGTCTCGCGGCACTGTCTCTCTGGATGCTGCTGGAAGCCGTGCTCGAGCATCTGCTCCCACGCGACTGGAAGCGCGGTCTGATCATGCTCGCCAAAGCGCTGGCCTACGGAGCCCTCGCCGTGCCCGCCGTCACGATCGGTCTCGGCGGTCGGGTCGACACCGACTCCGACGTACGCGAGGTCAGCACGTTTCTCGTGCAGTCTCCGCTCGGCATCGCTGCGCTGATCGCCGCCGGCGCGGGCGTCGTCGCCGTGGGCGGCTTCTTCATCGCTAAAGGAGTGCGCCGCACCTTTCTCGACGACATCCGCACTCCGCGCGGCGACCTCGGCAAGGCCGTGATCGTGCTCGGCACCGTCGGCTACATCGCGAAGGGTGTTGCTCTCATAGCCGTTGGTGTGTTGCTCGTCATCACGGCGGTCACGGTCGACCCCTCAGAAGCAGGCGGCTTCGACGAGGCCTTCCGGTCAGTCGCCGAGCTGCCGCTAGGAGCGATCATGCTCATACTCGTCGCCCTCGGCCTGATCGTCTACGGGCTGTACTGCTTCGTTCGTGCGCGTCGCTCGAACATCTAG
- a CDS encoding CPBP family intramembrane glutamic endopeptidase: MRVQTPAVGRRYHEALSEPRRPWWVATLALLTFAGLVVMVSVLLSFAALEIDLRLGLSTLDSVADGSIVITPTVFLANNLVLAALIPISMLLQWAFFGVRPRWMLSVTGAWRWHLVRRSALFIVPIFLLYTGGGLALATVSLIEQPPSGTTIALLVMIVLTTPLQAAGEEFGFRGFLTRTVGSWSDRPGVSFALGTATASIVFALVHLAADPWLIAYYLVFAVSMSLIVRATGGLEIAVLIHALNNVLLLGPAVVLSSLEESFDRGVGSAGPLALVPMAVIAIITLIVLRWAPRQLDVRATRTNEAVQPVDDQAEGDEYEHDRS, translated from the coding sequence GTGAGGGTTCAGACCCCGGCCGTCGGGCGCCGTTACCACGAGGCTCTGAGCGAGCCTCGACGACCCTGGTGGGTCGCCACTCTCGCACTGCTCACCTTCGCGGGTCTCGTGGTCATGGTCAGTGTGCTGTTGTCATTCGCGGCCCTCGAGATCGATCTGCGGCTCGGTCTCTCGACGCTCGACAGCGTCGCTGACGGTTCGATCGTCATCACACCGACGGTGTTTCTCGCGAACAACCTCGTGCTCGCAGCGCTCATCCCGATCTCGATGCTGTTGCAGTGGGCGTTCTTCGGCGTGCGCCCGCGATGGATGCTCTCCGTCACGGGCGCATGGCGCTGGCACCTCGTGCGCCGCTCGGCACTGTTCATCGTGCCGATCTTCTTGCTCTACACCGGGGGTGGGCTCGCTCTCGCCACGGTGTCGCTCATCGAGCAGCCGCCCAGCGGCACGACGATCGCCCTGCTCGTGATGATCGTGCTGACCACTCCGCTACAGGCGGCGGGCGAGGAGTTCGGCTTCCGCGGCTTCCTGACCCGCACGGTCGGGTCGTGGTCAGACCGACCAGGAGTGTCGTTCGCACTGGGCACGGCCACGGCATCGATCGTCTTCGCCCTCGTGCACCTCGCGGCCGACCCCTGGCTCATCGCCTACTACCTCGTGTTCGCAGTGTCGATGTCACTGATCGTGCGCGCGACAGGCGGGCTCGAGATCGCGGTGCTGATCCACGCACTCAATAACGTGCTGCTGCTCGGACCTGCCGTCGTGCTGAGCTCGCTTGAGGAGTCGTTTGACCGCGGCGTCGGCTCAGCAGGGCCGCTCGCGCTCGTACCGATGGCCGTGATCGCGATCATCACGCTCATCGTGCTGCGCTGGGCGCCTCGGCAGCTAGATGTTCGAGCGACGCGCACGAACGAAGCAGTACAGCCCGTAGACGATCAGGCCGAGGGCGACGAGTATGAGCATGATCGCTCCTAG
- a CDS encoding alanine racemase, whose protein sequence is MRDTPYLAVDEQLFEANLTAMAEHARQLGVALRPHAKTHKSAEVARRQLAHGAVGLTVATVSEAEIFADAGFDDLFIAYPIWAEGPRAPRLQALAGRVRLRVGVDSIEGARMLAHAVASGEHPAPLAVAVEVDSGHHRTGVAPDQAGTVAAAAAEYGLRVDGVFTFPGHSYAPEARASAAHDEALALEIAREALLGLGLACPVVSGGSTPSADAAEGRASGGVLTELRPGVYPFFDAQQWELGTAGPGRIALTAVATVVSVRGSRVVVDAGNKVLGADRAGYASGFGRLPASPEARIVALSEHHATIEFSAADAAPALGSRVRIAPNHVCAAINLADELVVEQNAREVTVWTVDARGANT, encoded by the coding sequence GTGCGTGATACTCCCTACCTCGCCGTCGACGAGCAGCTGTTCGAGGCGAACCTCACGGCCATGGCCGAGCACGCCCGCCAGCTCGGGGTCGCACTGCGCCCGCACGCGAAGACGCATAAGAGCGCCGAGGTTGCGCGGCGTCAGCTTGCGCACGGTGCGGTCGGACTCACCGTCGCGACCGTCAGCGAGGCCGAGATCTTCGCCGACGCCGGGTTCGACGACCTGTTCATCGCCTACCCGATCTGGGCTGAAGGGCCCCGCGCGCCTCGCCTGCAGGCACTAGCTGGTCGTGTGCGGCTGCGTGTCGGCGTCGACTCGATCGAGGGGGCGCGGATGCTCGCGCACGCGGTCGCGAGTGGCGAGCATCCCGCACCGCTCGCCGTCGCGGTCGAGGTCGACAGCGGCCATCACCGCACGGGAGTCGCACCCGACCAGGCCGGCACTGTGGCCGCCGCGGCCGCCGAGTACGGTCTACGGGTCGATGGGGTCTTCACCTTTCCGGGGCACTCGTATGCCCCCGAGGCGCGGGCGAGCGCGGCCCACGACGAAGCGCTCGCGCTCGAGATCGCGCGCGAGGCGCTGCTCGGCCTCGGCCTGGCGTGCCCGGTCGTGAGCGGCGGCTCGACACCCAGTGCCGACGCCGCCGAGGGGCGGGCGAGCGGGGGCGTGCTCACCGAGTTGCGGCCCGGGGTGTACCCGTTCTTCGACGCGCAGCAGTGGGAGCTCGGCACGGCCGGCCCTGGTCGCATCGCACTCACCGCCGTCGCAACCGTCGTGAGCGTGCGCGGCTCGCGCGTCGTCGTCGATGCGGGCAACAAGGTTCTCGGGGCCGATCGCGCGGGGTACGCGAGCGGCTTCGGGAGACTGCCCGCGTCGCCTGAGGCCCGCATCGTGGCACTCTCTGAACACCACGCGACGATCGAGTTCTCGGCCGCCGATGCGGCGCCCGCTCTCGGCTCGCGAGTGCGCATCGCACCCAACCACGTCTGCGCGGCCATCAACCTCGCCGACGAGCTCGTCGTCGAGCAGAACGCGCGCGAGGTGACGGTCTGGACCGTCGATGCGCGCGGGGCCAACACGTGA
- a CDS encoding DEAD/DEAH box helicase, which translates to MTASFRRAPHVGTFAAEHLSPAYPERAARGTADRLRAWQAEALDQYFETEPRDFLAAATPGAGKTTFALRLAAELLARRTVERVIVVAPTEHLKRQWADAAHRVGIRLDPAFRNSSRLIPRAFHGAAVTYAQVAAQPFVHRVLVEQATTLVILDEVHHGGDALSWGDAMREAFGGATRRLSLTGTPFRSDTAPIPFVSYVPDADGVRLSQTDYQYGYGRALRDGVVRPVIFLSYGGRTRWRTTTGDEIEAVLGQDDTADITAQAWRTALDPGGEWISGVLRAAETRLTEVRHAIPDAGGLVIATDQATARAYAELLASIAGEEPVVVLSDESGASARIAEFAESEARWLVAVRMVSEGVDVPRLAVGVYATSASTPLYFAQAIGRFVRARRRGEIASIFVPSVPSIRRLASELERERDHALDRASDELLDDALLAAAEREEKASESELAEFTYRALESSAMFDTVLYEGDTFGYLAEVGSLEELDFLGLPGILEPDQVREVLHARQQRQSRRAAERPASQPAPQALYRSLTEQRSLLNSLVGLRAKLTGQPHGHIHAELRRQCGGPAVGQATVAQLQARIDTLRRQLHGT; encoded by the coding sequence GTGACTGCTTCTTTCCGCCGTGCCCCGCACGTGGGCACCTTCGCCGCGGAGCACCTGTCACCCGCGTATCCCGAGCGCGCCGCACGCGGCACGGCCGACAGGCTGAGGGCCTGGCAGGCCGAGGCTCTCGATCAGTACTTCGAGACCGAGCCTCGCGACTTTCTCGCAGCGGCGACCCCGGGTGCCGGCAAGACGACCTTCGCCCTGCGACTCGCGGCCGAGCTGCTGGCGCGCCGCACCGTCGAACGCGTCATCGTCGTCGCACCCACCGAGCACCTGAAGCGGCAGTGGGCCGACGCGGCGCATCGGGTGGGTATCCGTCTTGATCCGGCGTTTCGCAACTCGTCACGCCTGATTCCGCGCGCGTTCCACGGCGCAGCGGTGACCTACGCGCAAGTCGCCGCACAGCCCTTCGTGCACCGCGTGCTCGTCGAGCAAGCGACGACGCTCGTGATTCTCGACGAGGTGCACCACGGCGGTGACGCCCTCAGCTGGGGCGACGCCATGCGCGAGGCGTTCGGCGGCGCCACCCGCAGGCTCTCGCTGACGGGCACGCCGTTCCGCAGCGACACGGCGCCAATTCCCTTCGTGAGCTACGTGCCCGACGCCGACGGCGTGCGCCTCTCGCAGACCGACTATCAGTACGGCTACGGGCGCGCGCTTCGGGACGGCGTCGTGCGGCCCGTCATCTTCCTCTCGTACGGCGGCCGCACGCGGTGGCGCACGACCACGGGCGACGAGATAGAGGCCGTGCTCGGCCAAGACGACACCGCAGACATCACGGCCCAGGCCTGGCGCACGGCGCTCGACCCCGGCGGCGAGTGGATAAGCGGTGTGCTGCGAGCGGCCGAGACTCGGCTGACTGAAGTGCGGCATGCGATTCCGGATGCAGGCGGCCTCGTCATCGCCACCGACCAGGCGACCGCGCGGGCCTATGCAGAACTGCTGGCCTCGATCGCGGGGGAAGAGCCGGTCGTGGTGCTGAGTGACGAAAGCGGCGCGTCTGCCCGCATCGCCGAGTTCGCAGAGTCGGAAGCACGCTGGCTCGTCGCCGTGCGAATGGTCTCCGAGGGCGTCGATGTGCCGCGGCTCGCGGTGGGCGTCTACGCCACGAGCGCCTCGACGCCGCTCTACTTCGCGCAGGCGATCGGGCGGTTCGTGCGCGCCCGCCGACGCGGTGAGATCGCATCGATCTTCGTGCCGAGCGTGCCGAGCATCCGTCGACTGGCGAGCGAGCTCGAGCGCGAGCGCGACCACGCGCTCGACCGGGCGAGCGATGAGCTGCTCGACGATGCCCTGCTCGCGGCGGCCGAGCGGGAGGAGAAGGCGAGCGAATCCGAACTCGCCGAGTTCACGTACCGGGCGCTCGAGTCGAGCGCGATGTTCGACACCGTGCTCTACGAGGGCGACACCTTCGGATACCTCGCGGAGGTCGGCAGCCTCGAAGAGCTCGACTTTCTCGGCCTGCCCGGCATTCTCGAGCCTGACCAAGTGCGCGAGGTGCTGCACGCCAGGCAGCAGCGCCAGTCGCGCCGCGCGGCCGAACGGCCTGCCTCGCAGCCGGCACCGCAAGCGCTCTACCGTTCTCTCACTGAGCAGCGGTCGCTGCTCAACAGCCTCGTCGGTCTGCGGGCGAAGCTCACCGGTCAGCCGCACGGGCACATCCACGCCGAGCTGCGGCGGCAGTGCGGCGGGCCCGCGGTGGGCCAGGCGACGGTCGCCCAGCTGCAGGCGCGCATCGACACGCTGCGTCGGCAGCTGCACGGCACGTAG
- a CDS encoding DNA polymerase IV — protein sequence MSKQDGSGRLVTSTPTADLSAHILHLDMDAFFASVELLDRPELRGHPVIVGHRGARSVVTAATYEARRYGVNSAMPMAVALRRCPHAVVLEPHYERYTAASSAVMGILGDVTPLVEPLSIDEAFLDVAGAVGLFGPPYAIGTALRARIRAETGLVASVGAASTKFVAKLASGRAKPDGLLVVPATATLDFLHPQPVTALWGVGAASAQRLERLGLRTIGDVADAPLDALTRALGPANAGHLHALANGRDARSVTPERLEKSIGHEVTFERDITDRATIDRELLRLADRVAERLRRGGWVTRTVSVKLRFGDFETITRSQTLAEPTDVAQRIATEARALYAASPVVGRGLRLIGVRAENLLPTGAVARGLWDDDEGWREAEGAIDALAEKFGRGAVQRASLLRDPSPRRGSVPNGGGD from the coding sequence ATGAGCAAGCAAGACGGTAGCGGTCGGCTGGTCACCTCGACCCCGACCGCTGACCTCAGCGCGCACATTCTGCACCTCGACATGGACGCCTTCTTCGCCTCGGTCGAGCTGCTCGACCGGCCCGAGCTGCGCGGTCACCCCGTCATCGTGGGACACCGCGGGGCCCGCTCCGTCGTCACTGCCGCCACCTATGAAGCCCGTCGCTACGGCGTCAACTCGGCCATGCCGATGGCAGTCGCTCTGCGACGCTGCCCGCACGCGGTCGTGCTTGAACCGCACTACGAGCGCTACACCGCGGCGTCGAGCGCGGTCATGGGCATTCTCGGTGACGTGACGCCTCTCGTCGAGCCGCTCAGCATCGATGAGGCGTTCCTCGACGTGGCGGGAGCGGTCGGCCTCTTCGGGCCGCCGTACGCGATCGGCACGGCGCTGCGAGCGCGCATCCGCGCCGAGACGGGTCTCGTCGCCTCGGTCGGCGCCGCTTCGACGAAGTTCGTCGCCAAGCTTGCGTCGGGCCGTGCCAAACCCGACGGCCTGCTCGTCGTGCCCGCGACCGCGACCCTCGACTTCTTACACCCCCAGCCGGTCACGGCGCTCTGGGGAGTCGGCGCGGCTTCAGCTCAACGACTCGAGAGGCTCGGCCTGCGCACCATCGGCGATGTGGCCGATGCACCGCTCGACGCCCTCACCCGCGCTCTCGGGCCGGCCAATGCTGGGCACCTGCACGCTCTCGCGAACGGGCGAGACGCGCGCTCGGTGACTCCGGAACGTCTCGAAAAGTCGATCGGTCACGAGGTGACCTTCGAGCGCGACATCACCGATCGCGCCACGATCGACCGCGAGCTGCTACGACTGGCAGACCGGGTCGCCGAACGGCTGCGTCGCGGCGGCTGGGTGACCCGCACGGTCTCGGTCAAACTGCGCTTCGGCGACTTCGAGACCATCACGCGCTCGCAGACGCTCGCTGAGCCGACGGATGTCGCGCAGCGCATCGCGACCGAAGCGCGCGCCCTCTATGCGGCGTCGCCCGTCGTCGGTCGTGGCCTGCGACTCATCGGCGTGCGCGCCGAGAATTTGCTGCCGACAGGCGCCGTCGCGCGTGGGCTGTGGGACGACGACGAGGGATGGCGCGAGGCCGAAGGAGCCATCGACGCGTTGGCAGAGAAGTTCGGGCGCGGCGCCGTGCAGCGGGCATCCCTGCTGCGCGACCCTTCGCCTCGGCGCGGAAGCGTGCCCAACGGCGGGGGCGACTGA
- a CDS encoding GlsB/YeaQ/YmgE family stress response membrane protein: MGFLAFLLLGLIAGAIAKAILPGKQGGGWISTLILGVIGAFVGGWIGSLLGLGSVDEFFSIGTWLLAIGGSILVILVWGLITRKR, from the coding sequence ATGGGCTTTCTCGCATTCCTCCTCCTCGGCCTCATCGCCGGCGCCATCGCGAAGGCGATCTTGCCGGGCAAGCAGGGTGGCGGCTGGATCTCGACCCTGATCCTGGGTGTCATCGGCGCCTTCGTCGGCGGCTGGATCGGCAGTCTGCTCGGTCTGGGCTCGGTCGACGAGTTCTTCAGCATCGGCACCTGGTTGCTGGCCATCGGCGGTTCGATTCTGGTGATTCTCGTGTGGGGCCTCATCACCCGCAAGCGCTAA
- a CDS encoding SGNH/GDSL hydrolase family protein, producing MPQLHPWSRYVAIGDSFTEGIGDPEPQSPGGTRGWADRVAEVLAERTEDFAYANLAIRGRLLQQIADEQVDAALALRPDLISISGGGNDIIRPGTDPDQVAELFDDTIGRLRSNGATVVMFNGPDIGMTPVLRRVRGKVAIYNENLRYVAAKHDAIVADMWALRQLKNPQMWAPDRLHFSPLGHHTIAIMTLDALGVAHDLEPLHPEPLPVRSWRSARGDDMGWAREYLVPWVVRRIRHQSSGDLVRPKRPTLPD from the coding sequence ATGCCTCAGCTTCACCCGTGGTCGCGCTACGTGGCGATCGGCGACTCGTTCACCGAGGGCATCGGAGACCCCGAGCCGCAGAGCCCCGGGGGCACCCGCGGCTGGGCCGACCGCGTGGCCGAGGTGCTCGCCGAGCGCACCGAAGACTTCGCCTACGCGAACCTCGCGATTCGCGGTCGCCTCCTGCAGCAGATCGCTGACGAGCAGGTGGATGCTGCGCTCGCGCTGCGCCCCGACCTCATCTCTATCTCGGGCGGAGGCAACGACATCATCCGGCCGGGCACCGACCCCGACCAGGTGGCTGAGCTGTTCGATGACACCATCGGCCGACTGCGGTCGAACGGCGCCACGGTCGTCATGTTCAACGGCCCCGACATCGGCATGACCCCGGTGCTGCGTCGCGTGCGCGGCAAAGTCGCCATCTACAACGAGAACCTGCGCTACGTCGCAGCCAAACACGACGCGATCGTCGCCGACATGTGGGCGTTGCGCCAGCTCAAGAACCCGCAGATGTGGGCGCCCGACCGCCTGCACTTTTCTCCCCTGGGCCACCACACGATCGCGATCATGACGCTTGACGCTCTCGGTGTCGCGCATGATCTTGAACCCCTGCACCCCGAGCCTCTGCCGGTGCGCTCGTGGCGCTCGGCGCGCGGCGATGACATGGGGTGGGCGCGTGAGTACCTCGTGCCGTGGGTGGTCAGGCGCATTCGCCACCAATCGTCGGGTGACCTCGTGCGCCCCAAGCGGCCGACTCTGCCGGACTAA
- a CDS encoding D-alanyl-D-alanine carboxypeptidase family protein → MTEAQTVRRRRAGAVAAAAVTAMVLAASTYAGFALLAPLEPIEPQMLELETVATPAAEVALPSYGGSAIGDAESDHLFAGVDVDTPRPIASLTKVITALVVLHEHPMEAGTDGATLTLTAADSRLVSRYAAINGTTAPAPAGGTITQRAVIELMMVHSANNYAETLAVWAFGSVDAYLSAARSWLDENDLMGISVADTTGFSPENRASPRSLLRLARIATADPVVAAAAALPRVAVPGIGSFENRNLIIGVDGVSGLKTGTLRASGSSLLFSAEHAGPTGEHRVVGVVLNGPDGPRVAADARALLLSVRDDYHEVELVPEGSLVARYTSPWGDIAEVRTASGVDDVVWGEMVSVVSARASDLQPGVDVDDEPTLEVRYASERVRVPLQWIGTINEPPLDWRLAQPLKELIAALGVG, encoded by the coding sequence ATGACAGAGGCGCAGACGGTCCGGCGACGACGGGCGGGTGCGGTAGCGGCTGCGGCCGTCACCGCAATGGTGCTGGCGGCCTCGACCTACGCGGGCTTCGCGCTGCTGGCCCCGCTCGAGCCGATCGAGCCGCAGATGCTCGAGCTTGAGACCGTCGCGACGCCTGCTGCCGAAGTCGCGCTGCCGAGTTACGGCGGCAGTGCGATCGGCGATGCCGAGAGTGATCATCTCTTCGCCGGCGTCGATGTCGACACGCCGCGTCCGATCGCCTCGTTGACCAAGGTGATCACGGCGCTCGTGGTGCTGCACGAGCATCCGATGGAAGCGGGAACCGACGGTGCGACCCTCACCTTGACCGCAGCCGATAGCCGACTCGTCTCGCGGTACGCGGCCATCAACGGCACGACGGCACCGGCTCCGGCCGGCGGCACGATCACCCAGCGGGCAGTCATCGAGCTCATGATGGTGCACTCGGCGAACAACTATGCCGAGACGCTCGCGGTATGGGCATTCGGTTCGGTCGACGCCTACCTATCTGCGGCTCGCAGCTGGCTCGATGAGAACGACCTGATGGGCATCAGCGTCGCAGATACGACCGGGTTCTCGCCCGAGAATCGCGCGAGCCCGCGCTCACTGCTGCGGCTCGCTCGCATCGCCACGGCTGATCCGGTGGTCGCTGCCGCTGCCGCGCTGCCCCGCGTCGCGGTGCCTGGCATCGGCAGTTTCGAGAACCGCAACCTGATCATCGGCGTCGACGGAGTCTCCGGGCTGAAAACAGGCACCCTGCGTGCCTCGGGCTCGTCGCTGCTCTTCTCGGCCGAGCACGCGGGGCCGACCGGCGAGCATCGAGTCGTGGGCGTCGTGCTGAACGGCCCTGACGGACCGCGCGTCGCCGCAGACGCCCGAGCGCTCTTGCTGAGCGTGCGCGACGACTACCACGAGGTAGAGCTGGTCCCTGAAGGTTCACTTGTCGCGCGCTATACCTCTCCGTGGGGCGACATCGCCGAGGTGCGCACCGCCAGCGGGGTAGACGACGTGGTGTGGGGCGAGATGGTGTCGGTCGTGTCAGCGCGGGCGTCTGACCTGCAGCCCGGAGTGGACGTCGACGACGAGCCGACTCTCGAGGTGCGCTATGCCAGTGAGCGCGTGCGCGTGCCTCTGCAATGGATCGGGACGATCAACGAACCACCGCTCGACTGGCGTCTCGCGCAGCCCCTCAAGGAGCTCATCGCGGCGCTCGGTGTCGGTTAG
- a CDS encoding LacI family DNA-binding transcriptional regulator, with protein sequence MSDSLTRLKRATIFDVAAEAGVSRGTVSRVLNGEPYVSAAAREAIEAAIAKVGYVRNTAARNLAKQSSGAIALIVHEPDSVFIDDPNIGAILLGANAALSSADYQLVSLLIDTDRDSERVTGYLGGGFVDGAIIVSAREGDPISQAIADLRLPAVMIGRPDNQPQLPWVGIDNRGAAREITSRLMATGRRRIGMVAAGLDRDSGRDRLAGFQDALGARFESALVSQQRFYTYAAGVAGMRELLEIAPDIDGVFAASDAVAAGAMETLRSAGRSVPADVGIIGFDDSSWAHRAQPELSTVRQPAGQLGARAAELVLEQVRSGAPTDQGVMLPTEIVWRHSA encoded by the coding sequence GTGTCCGATTCGTTGACCCGACTCAAGCGCGCCACGATCTTTGACGTGGCGGCAGAAGCGGGCGTGTCGCGAGGCACGGTCTCGCGCGTGCTGAACGGCGAACCCTACGTCTCAGCAGCTGCTCGAGAAGCGATCGAGGCCGCGATCGCGAAAGTCGGATACGTGCGCAACACGGCCGCCCGTAATCTCGCCAAGCAGTCGTCCGGGGCGATCGCGCTCATCGTGCACGAGCCCGACTCGGTCTTTATCGACGACCCGAACATCGGGGCGATTCTGCTCGGCGCCAACGCGGCGCTCTCGTCTGCCGATTATCAGCTCGTCTCGTTGCTGATCGACACCGACCGCGACTCTGAACGCGTGACGGGGTACCTCGGCGGCGGCTTCGTCGACGGGGCCATCATCGTCTCCGCGCGCGAGGGCGACCCCATCTCGCAAGCCATCGCCGATCTGCGTCTGCCCGCCGTGATGATCGGTCGACCCGACAACCAGCCTCAGCTGCCCTGGGTCGGCATCGACAACCGAGGGGCCGCCCGCGAGATCACCTCGCGCCTGATGGCCACGGGCCGTCGTCGCATCGGCATGGTCGCTGCTGGCCTCGATCGCGACAGCGGCCGCGATCGCCTGGCCGGGTTTCAGGATGCTCTCGGTGCCCGTTTCGAGAGCGCTCTCGTCTCGCAGCAACGCTTCTACACCTATGCGGCAGGAGTGGCCGGCATGCGCGAGCTGCTCGAGATCGCCCCCGACATCGACGGCGTGTTCGCGGCCTCAGACGCGGTCGCGGCGGGAGCCATGGAGACTCTGAGATCGGCTGGTCGGTCGGTACCCGCAGACGTCGGCATCATCGGCTTCGACGACAGCTCGTGGGCGCATCGAGCACAACCCGAGCTCTCGACGGTGCGCCAGCCCGCCGGCCAGCTCGGCGCGCGGGCCGCCGAACTCGTGCTCGAGCAGGTGCGCTCGGGCGCACCGACCGATCAGGGCGTGATGCTGCCCACGGAGATCGTTTGGCGCCACTCGGCGTGA